The Gadus macrocephalus chromosome 20, ASM3116895v1 genome includes a region encoding these proteins:
- the si:ch211-199f5.1 gene encoding protocadherin-8, with translation MMRVNFIGWHWWILLSSIQQMLFVSVSGTEGNTIRYQTNEEDGPGTVIGNLAKDMSLSLSHASRTNFRMMKQFNDSHIRVRESDGELTVGERVDRERTCRHSPVCLIEFDVVNFSKERYKLIHVQVEVKDINDNSPEFPYKESVVEISESAAVGSRVPLDPAMDVDVGSNYIQSYQVSVNSHFSIDVQQRADGVKYAELVLMKELDREVQSSYVVELVATDGGNPSRTGSTKITVKVTDFNDNSPVFDQNSFSVSLPEDSPVGTVILDLNAVDADEGSNGEVVYGFGKQVPFEIRELFKVDDRSGRLTLQRSVDFEEKATYEVDVQASDLGPNPTPSVCRIIIRVKDVNDNAPEISITPMTSTSTGVAFISEAAERDSLVALISTLDRDSGVNGQVHCTLYGHDHFKLKQAHEDSYMIVTAAALDRERIGEYNLTVMAEDFGSPPLRRILQYTIRLTDENDNAPHFSKPVYEVSVLENNAPGAFITTVEARDADLGNNGKITYRLLDGVLMGSPVNTFVSLNSVTGSIYALRSFNYEVMKVFEIHVQASDGGLPQLQTRALIRLRVLDQNDNLPTIIQPVLYKGSAEVFLPRDAAAGYGVTQVKAVDADEGANAQLSYRITEGGHLGFSINRATGRLHASRQLAYDLSDVARVTVAVSDNGAPALTATATLLLSFVEGPVPSAAAPPGQAGGAEASLEWDTSVAIIVVLAGSCSLLLLAILLITTSCSRRRKEKGRGAGRREDEGEGDGEEDEEEGAEGEGDAPGAAEKAAEKAGVRADPGLAKHKGGKAFEAHPYAEPPPMAGGHALEDAGEEEGPAAGVFDPSGRGGMEGKLKGYSTLPGYGKETLRPITIWKGNSFTTISARDPQISGKDSGKGDSDFNDSDSDISGDVHKKDSLPTHSLWACTSECKVLGHSDRCWSPSASRPNTGLATAPHLSTFASRTASLPRDARRENYYPAHLPKPHALQSVYEKVQHQEFDYILVGPPTPARIQETDEISIPEYLHS, from the exons ATGATGCGGGTTAACTTTATCGGCTGGCACTGGTGGATCTTACTGAGCTCGATTCAACAAATGTTATTCGTCTCGGTGTCCGGGACCGAGGGGAACACCATCCGGTACCAGACCAACGAGGAGGACGGCCCGGGCACGGTGATCGGGAACCTGGCCAAGGACATGTCCTTGAGTTTGTCCCACGCGTCCAGGACCAATTTCAGGATGATGAAACAGTTCAACGACTCGCACATCAGGGTGCGGGAGAGCGACGGGGAGCTGACTGTGGGGGAGCGCGTAGACCGGGAGCGGACCTGCCGCCACTCGCCAGTCTGCCTCATAGAGTTCGACGTGGTCAATTTCTCCAAAGAGCGCTACAAGCTGATCCACgtgcaggtggaggtgaaggacaTTAACGACAACTCCCCCGAGTTCCCCTACAAGGAGTCCGTGGTGGAGATCTCGGAGAGCGCGGCCGTGGGGTCCCGCGTGCCTCTGGACCCCGCCATGGACGTGGACGTGGGCTCAAATTACATCCAGAGCTACCAGGTCTCCGTCAACAGCCACTTCTCTATTGACGTGCAGCAGAGAGCGGATGGGGTTAAATATGCGGAATTGGTGCTAATGAAAGAGCTGGACCGTGAGGTCCAGTCCTCCTacgtggtggagttggtggccACGGACGGCGGGAACCCGTCCAGGACCGGCTCCACCAAGATCACCGTCAAAGTCACGGACTTCAACGACAACAGCCCGGTGTTCGACCAGAACAGCTTCTCGGTGAGTCTGCCCGAGGACTCCCCCGTGGGGACCGTGATACTGGATCTTAACGCGGTGGACGCGGACGAAGGGTCGAACGGGGAGGTGGTGTACGGCTTCGGGAAGCAGGTGCCATTCGAGATCAGGGAACTTTTCAAAGTGGACGATAGATCGGGTCGTCTGACGCTCCAGCGCTCGGTGGACTTCGAGGAAAAGGCGACCTACGAGGTCGACGTGCAAGCGTCCGACCTCGGCCCTAACCCGACCCCCTCCGTGTGCCGGATTATCATTCGCGTGAAGGACGTGAACGACAATGCGCCCGAGATCAGCATCACCCCGATGACCTCAACGTCCACGGGCGTCGCGTTCATCAGCGAGGCGGCCGAGCGGGACAGCCTGGTGGCGCTCATCAGCACCCTGGACAGGGACTCGGGCGTCAACGGCCAGGTGCACTGCACGCTCTACGGCCACGACCACTTCAAGCTTAAACAGGCGCACGAGGACAGTTATATGATCGTCACGGCGGCCGCGCTCGACCGCGAGCGCATCGGGGAGTACAACCTGACAGTGATGGCGGAGGACTTCGGGTCCCCGCCGTTACGGAGGATCCTCCAGTACACCATCCGGCTGACGGACGAGAACGACAACGCCCCCCACTTCAGTAAGCCCGTGTACGAGGTGTCGGTTCTGGAGAACAACGCGCCCGGCGCCTTCATCACCACGGTAGAGGCCCGGGACGCCGACCTGGGCAACAACGGTAAGATCACGTACCGGCTTCTGGACGGCGTGCTCATGGGCTCGCCGGTCAACACCTTTGTGTCGCTCAACTCCGTGACGGGCTCCATCTACGCCCTGCGGAGCTTCAACTACGAGGTGATGAAGGTGTTTGAGATCCACGTGCAGGCCAGCGATGGCGGCCTGCCCCAGCTGCAGACCCGCGCCCTGATCCGGCTGCGGGTCCTGGACCAGAACGACAACCTGCCCACCATCATCCAGCCCGTGCTCTACAAGGGCTCCGCCGAGGTCTTCCTGCCCCGCGACGCCGCGGCGGGCTACGGCGTCACGCAGGTGAAGGCGGTGGACGCGGACGAGGGCGCCAACGCGCAGCTGTCCTACCGCATCACCGAGGGGGGCCACCTGGGGTTCTCCATCAACCGGGCCACGGGCCGCCTGCACGCCAGCCGCCAGCTGGCCTACGACCTCTCCGACGTCGCCCGGGTGACGGTCGCCGTGAGCGACAACGGGGCGCCCGCGctcaccgccaccgccacgctGCTGCTCAGCTTCGTGGAGGGGCCCGTGCCCAGCGCCGCCGCCCCGCCGGGGCAGGCGGGCGGCGCCGAGGCCTCCCTGGAGTGGGACACCTCGGTAGCCATCATCGTGGTGCTGGCGGGGAGCTgctcgctgctgctgctcgccatcctcctcatcaccacctCGTGCAGCCGCCGTCGcaaggagaaggggaggggggcaggccggcgggaggacgagggggagggagacggggaggaggacgaggaggagggggcggagggcgAGGGGGACGCGCCCGGCGCCGCGGAGAAGGCCGCGGAGAAGGCCGGCGTGCGCGCCGACCCGGGGCTCGCCAAGCACAAGGGCGGGAAGGCGTTCGAGGCGCACCCGTACGCCGAGCCCCCCCCGATGGCCGGCGGCCACGCCCTGGAGGACgccggcgaggaggaggggccgGCGGCCGGCGTGTTCGACCCCAGCGGCCGCGGCGGGATGGAGGGCAAGCTGAAG GGCTACTCCACGCTCCCGGGCTACGGGAAGGAGACGCTGCGTCCCATTACCATATGGAAGGGCAACTCCTTCACCACCATCTCCGCCCGCGACCCGCAGATCAGCGGCAAGGACAGCGGCAAGGGGGACAGCGACTTCAACGACAGCGACTCTGACATCAGCGGCGACGTGCACAAGAAGGACTCCCTGCCCACACACA GTCTGTGGGCGTGCACCAGCGAGTGTAAGGTCCTGGGCCACTCAGACCGCTGTTGGAGCCCCTCCGCCAGCCGGCCCAACACCGGCCTGGCCACGGCGCCGCACCTCTCCACCTTCGCCTCCAGGACGGCCTCGCTGCCCCGCGACGCGCGGCGGGAGAACTACTACCCCGCCCACCTGCCCAAGCCCCATGCGCTGCAGAGCGTCTACGAGAAGGTTCAGCACCAGGAGTTCGACTACATCCTAGTGGGCCCGCCCACGCCCGCACGCATACAGGAGACGGACGAGATATCCATCCCAGAGTATTTGCACTCGTGA